One window from the genome of Rhizobium sp. Pop5 encodes:
- a CDS encoding excisionase family DNA-binding protein: MPHVLAEIIYQAAKLLAEGRPVTVLPDEEMLSTQAAADILNVSRQYLVRLVDAGELPAEMVGSHRRLRATDVAAFKADRDAKRNAALDRLTSLSEDVDGYALGNKPR; this comes from the coding sequence GTGCCGCATGTATTGGCCGAGATCATCTATCAGGCGGCCAAGCTTCTCGCGGAAGGGCGCCCGGTGACGGTGCTTCCCGACGAAGAGATGCTGTCGACCCAGGCTGCGGCGGATATCCTCAATGTTTCCCGGCAGTATCTGGTCCGATTGGTCGACGCGGGTGAGCTTCCGGCGGAAATGGTCGGCAGTCATCGCCGCCTGAGAGCAACGGATGTTGCGGCATTCAAGGCGGATCGAGACGCCAAACGCAACGCGGCGCTGGATCGGCTGACCTCGCTGAGCGAGGATGTCGACGGCTATGCGCTTGGAAACAAGCCTCGCTGA
- a CDS encoding cytochrome-c peroxidase has translation MRFLVAASLFAMAAAQSGAAADLSAYKRPLTVPFEKVTAYSPQLATLGKMLFFDPRLSGNKNMTCASCHNPSFGFETPVTTPIGAANTALARQAPTVLNVAWVSPFFWDGRAPNLEEQAAGPITASAEMNGKLETAVAEMQNIPDYKAWFGEVFPDKGISRETILTAIATYERTVVSNWSPFDRWVDGDEKAVSDSAKRGFDLFTGSAGCSACHSGWNFTDNKFHDIGLPDEDIGRFKIDPSSPNNQHAFKTPGLRNTLYRGPYMHDGSLKSMDEVIAHYESGGVSRPSLDPAMTAFLLTDQERNDLMAFLGTLTAEKQDIPLPTLPN, from the coding sequence ATGCGTTTTCTGGTTGCAGCATCCCTCTTCGCAATGGCCGCAGCCCAGTCCGGCGCGGCGGCCGATCTTTCAGCCTACAAGCGGCCGCTGACGGTGCCTTTCGAGAAGGTGACGGCCTATTCGCCGCAGCTCGCGACGCTCGGCAAGATGCTGTTCTTCGATCCCCGGCTTTCCGGCAACAAGAACATGACCTGCGCCAGCTGCCACAACCCGTCCTTCGGCTTCGAGACGCCAGTGACGACGCCGATCGGCGCAGCCAATACCGCGCTTGCCCGCCAGGCGCCGACGGTTCTCAACGTCGCCTGGGTCTCGCCCTTCTTCTGGGACGGCCGCGCGCCGAACCTGGAGGAGCAGGCGGCAGGCCCGATCACCGCTTCGGCCGAAATGAACGGCAAGCTCGAAACCGCCGTCGCCGAAATGCAGAATATTCCCGATTACAAGGCCTGGTTCGGCGAGGTCTTCCCCGACAAGGGCATTTCAAGGGAAACGATCCTGACGGCGATCGCCACCTATGAGCGGACGGTGGTTTCCAACTGGTCGCCCTTCGACCGCTGGGTCGATGGCGACGAAAAGGCGGTCTCCGACAGCGCCAAGCGCGGCTTCGATCTCTTCACCGGCAGCGCCGGCTGTTCCGCCTGCCATTCGGGCTGGAACTTCACCGACAACAAGTTCCACGATATCGGCCTGCCGGACGAGGATATTGGCCGCTTCAAGATCGATCCGAGCAGTCCGAACAACCAGCACGCCTTCAAGACGCCGGGCCTGCGCAACACGCTCTATCGCGGCCCCTATATGCATGACGGCAGCCTGAAGAGCATGGACGAGGTGATCGCCCATTACGAAAGCGGCGGCGTCAGCCGTCCATCGCTCGATCCCGCCATGACGGCCTTCCTGCTGACCGACCAGGAGCGCAACGATCTCATGGCTTTCCTTGGAACCCTGACCGCCGAAAAGCAGGACATCCCCCTGCCGACGCTGCCGAACTGA
- the repA gene encoding plasmid partitioning protein RepA, whose amino-acid sequence MNANSNALKAAPLHFEDQILEQGDVISKKLHLLSVQRFPPNAKKTLRNFSLAEVANYVGASQSTLKKLHLEGKGPCPQTSPSGRRSYSAEQMLELRRYLDAHGRSESRMYVPHRRGHEKLQVIAVVNFKGGSGKTTTAAHLAQHLALTGHRVLAVDLDPQASLSSLHGFQPEFDQASSLYEGIRYDGEKKPLSQIIHKTNFPGLDIVPANLDLQEYEYDTPLAMADKSTNDGKTFFTRISRALAEVDARYDVVVIDCPPQLGYLTLTALTAATSVLITIHPQMLDVMSMGQFLLMLGGILKPIRAAGAEVNLSWYRYLITRYEPTDVPQAQMVGFMSTMFHEFMLKNQMVKSTAISDAGITKQTLYEVERASLNRGTYDRALEAMDAVNAEIAGLIHQAWGR is encoded by the coding sequence ATGAACGCTAATTCGAACGCCTTGAAGGCCGCGCCGCTGCATTTCGAGGATCAGATTCTTGAGCAGGGCGATGTGATTTCGAAGAAGCTGCATCTCTTGAGCGTGCAGCGCTTTCCACCGAACGCGAAGAAGACGCTGCGCAACTTTTCCCTCGCCGAGGTCGCCAATTATGTCGGGGCGTCGCAGAGCACGCTGAAGAAGCTGCATCTCGAAGGCAAGGGCCCCTGCCCGCAGACTTCGCCTTCCGGCCGGCGTTCCTACAGCGCCGAGCAGATGCTGGAGCTGAGGCGCTATCTCGATGCGCATGGCCGCTCCGAGAGCCGCATGTATGTTCCCCACCGCCGCGGCCACGAAAAGCTGCAGGTGATCGCCGTCGTCAACTTCAAGGGCGGCTCGGGCAAGACGACGACGGCAGCCCATCTTGCCCAGCACCTGGCGCTGACCGGCCACCGCGTGCTGGCCGTCGATCTCGATCCGCAGGCCTCGCTCTCCTCCCTGCACGGCTTCCAGCCGGAATTCGACCAGGCCTCGTCGCTCTATGAAGGGATCCGCTACGACGGCGAGAAGAAGCCGCTCTCTCAGATCATCCACAAGACCAACTTTCCCGGCCTCGATATCGTGCCGGCCAATCTCGACCTGCAGGAATACGAGTACGACACGCCGCTCGCCATGGCCGACAAATCGACCAATGACGGCAAGACCTTCTTCACCCGCATCTCGCGCGCGCTCGCCGAGGTCGACGCCCGCTACGACGTCGTCGTCATCGATTGCCCGCCGCAGCTTGGCTATCTCACGCTGACGGCGCTGACGGCGGCGACCAGCGTCTTGATCACCATTCATCCGCAGATGCTCGACGTCATGTCGATGGGCCAGTTCCTGCTGATGCTCGGCGGTATCCTGAAGCCGATCCGCGCCGCCGGCGCAGAAGTGAACCTTTCATGGTACCGCTATCTCATCACCCGCTACGAACCAACAGACGTGCCGCAGGCCCAGATGGTCGGCTTCATGTCGACCATGTTCCATGAGTTCATGCTGAAGAACCAGATGGTCAAATCGACGGCGATCTCGGATGCCGGCATCACCAAGCAGACACTTTACGAGGTCGAGCGCGCTTCGCTGAACCGGGGAACCTATGATCGGGCGCTGGAGGCGATGGACGCTGTCAACGCGGAGATCGCCGGCCTTATTCACCAGGCATGGGGACGATGA
- the repC gene encoding plasmid replication protein RepC, with the protein MESEYVTTPFGRRPMTLALLLKQRRGEAIAAGTTRNKWKLFRSVCEARAGLDVTDRALTVLDALLTFYPEDELSSEKPLVVFPSNAQLSLRARGMAAATLRRHLAVLVEAGLISRKDSPNGKRYARRGREGGIDEAYGFSLAPLLARAGEIETMAARITADRQMLRAMKERLTICRRDIAKLLAAAVEEGIPGDWERVSSMFQTILQRIPRAATIENLTPILEEFEAIRGDIVNLLELHEKMQMASTSESQIERHIQNSHTESASESEPGLETGQGAKAAGQADRDQQPGTKPHNDRLKAQTKGGEGSRFDARPRAGELKSLPLATVLQACPDIADYGPAGRIGTWRDLMTAAIVVRSMLAVSPSAYEVAANVMGPETAATVMACILQRGGCINSAGGYLRDLTRRAERGEFALGPMLMALLRANSPGSVVASRSASGKRLEGLLGEPG; encoded by the coding sequence ATGGAGAGTGAATATGTGACGACGCCCTTCGGGCGGCGGCCGATGACGCTTGCCCTGCTGCTGAAACAGCGGCGTGGCGAAGCGATCGCGGCCGGGACGACGCGCAACAAATGGAAATTGTTCCGATCGGTCTGCGAGGCCCGGGCAGGGCTCGACGTCACCGACCGGGCGCTGACGGTGCTCGATGCGCTGCTGACATTTTATCCCGAGGACGAACTCTCAAGCGAAAAGCCGCTGGTCGTCTTTCCCTCGAACGCGCAGCTTTCGCTCAGAGCCCGCGGCATGGCGGCCGCGACGCTGCGCCGGCATCTCGCCGTGCTCGTCGAGGCCGGTCTCATCTCCCGCAAGGACAGCCCGAACGGCAAGCGTTATGCCCGCCGCGGCCGGGAAGGCGGCATCGACGAGGCCTATGGCTTCAGCCTCGCCCCGCTTCTCGCCCGCGCAGGCGAGATCGAGACGATGGCAGCGCGGATCACCGCCGACCGGCAGATGCTGCGCGCCATGAAGGAGCGACTGACCATCTGCCGGCGCGACATCGCCAAGCTCCTTGCCGCCGCCGTCGAGGAAGGGATTCCCGGCGACTGGGAGCGCGTGTCCTCGATGTTCCAGACGATCCTGCAGCGCATTCCGAGAGCCGCGACGATCGAAAACCTCACGCCCATCCTCGAAGAGTTCGAGGCAATCCGCGGAGATATCGTCAACCTGTTGGAACTGCATGAGAAAATGCAGATGGCGAGCACCAGTGAATCCCAGATTGAGCGCCACATACAGAATTCTCACACCGAATCCGCATCTGAATCTGAACCGGGCTTGGAAACGGGGCAGGGGGCGAAGGCGGCAGGGCAGGCTGACCGGGATCAGCAACCGGGAACGAAGCCGCACAATGACCGGCTGAAAGCGCAAACAAAAGGCGGGGAAGGATCGCGCTTCGACGCCCGGCCGAGGGCAGGCGAATTGAAATCCCTCCCGCTCGCCACGGTTCTCCAGGCCTGCCCGGACATCGCCGACTACGGCCCGGCCGGCAGGATCGGCACCTGGCGGGACCTGATGACGGCGGCCATCGTCGTACGCTCGATGCTCGCCGTCAGCCCATCGGCCTATGAGGTGGCGGCAAACGTGATGGGGCCGGAAACCGCCGCCACCGTCATGGCCTGCATCCTGCAAAGGGGAGGGTGCATCAACTCGGCCGGCGGCTATCTCAGGGACCTGACGCGGCGCGCCGAACGGGGTGAATTTGCGCTCGGCCCGATGCTGATGGCGCTGTTGCGGGCGAACTCGCCGGGGAGCGTCGTTGCGAGCAGGTCAGCGTCGGGCAAGCGCCTGGAGGGCCTGCTCGGCGAACCGGGGTGA
- the repB gene encoding plasmid partitioning protein RepB: MARKNLLEGLADMPDENAGTANYPMRGAGRSLVRSLDELAKQAEKFLEGEAVVDLDPDLVEASFVKDRLSEDDEDFRALVEAIRARGQDTPILVRPHGRIDGRYQVVFGHRRLRAARELGRNVRAVVKTMDDRTHVIAQGQENSARADLTFIERALFARRLEELGYDREVISVALAANAASVSKMMSVMERISQEVVQAIGAAPGVGRERWVELSLLAGKSANAASVAKVLQDDNFHQLPSDKRFEALYAALNKSARPVKKTVVARKVKWQPLDKAVQAEMKNDGKAFSLSMKARNAGRFGEFLSSRLDALYEQFLAEEGRRGD, translated from the coding sequence ATGGCACGAAAGAATCTGCTTGAAGGGCTGGCCGATATGCCTGATGAAAACGCAGGCACTGCGAATTATCCGATGCGCGGGGCAGGCCGCTCGCTCGTCCGCTCGCTGGATGAGCTCGCCAAACAGGCCGAGAAATTCCTGGAGGGCGAGGCGGTCGTCGATCTCGACCCCGATCTCGTCGAAGCCTCCTTCGTCAAGGACCGCCTGTCGGAGGATGACGAGGATTTCCGGGCGCTGGTGGAAGCGATCCGCGCCCGCGGCCAGGACACGCCGATCCTGGTACGTCCCCACGGCAGAATCGACGGGCGCTATCAGGTCGTCTTCGGCCACCGGCGCCTGCGCGCCGCCCGCGAGCTCGGCCGCAATGTCAGGGCCGTCGTCAAGACGATGGATGATCGCACCCATGTCATCGCCCAGGGCCAGGAGAATTCGGCGCGCGCCGACCTCACCTTCATCGAGCGGGCGCTCTTCGCCCGGCGGCTGGAAGAGCTCGGCTACGACAGGGAGGTCATCTCGGTAGCGCTCGCCGCCAATGCGGCTTCTGTCTCGAAGATGATGTCGGTCATGGAGCGCATCTCGCAAGAGGTCGTCCAGGCGATCGGCGCGGCGCCCGGTGTCGGTCGCGAGCGCTGGGTGGAACTGTCGCTACTCGCCGGCAAATCGGCCAACGCGGCAAGCGTCGCCAAGGTCCTGCAAGACGACAACTTTCATCAGCTACCTTCCGACAAACGTTTCGAAGCGCTCTATGCGGCGCTCAACAAAAGCGCGCGGCCGGTCAAGAAAACGGTCGTGGCAAGGAAGGTCAAATGGCAACCGCTTGATAAGGCGGTCCAGGCGGAAATGAAGAATGACGGCAAGGCGTTCTCGCTCTCGATGAAGGCGAGGAATGCCGGCCGCTTCGGAGAATTTCTCTCCAGCAGGCTGGATGCGCTCTATGAGCAATTCCTCGCCGAGGAGGGCAGACGAGGAGACTGA
- a CDS encoding methyl-accepting chemotaxis protein: MKLSIRMQILVPMVATIVVGFGSAFLIGYQAVTGQARVAAVVQEAVNAKLASAHIEQQFRQATSVVDRVLSMTNFVPAAEVKAEFDKSDGALSQSLDELGGIDLATSLTEGVRTLREAHGAWEKDVKVSLGLQQADEVPTAEKLARSQQAILAGITSVNAIVDRIATESVTEAGQALETKIETELALAGLAALIGFGILIAIARHVSRPIQRITHSMQELAAGETDKAIPYAGRGDEIGLMAGSVEVFRQNAIARIRLESQADENRRRAEANRLADQEQAERSAAARLKTATSGLAAGLKRLAAGDLAFKLSDRFAPEFEPLRHDFNASVEQLGGTLLSVSQSVSIINTGTREINNGSSELSGRTERQAATLEETAAALDAVTAKVTEAFKIAEEARNVADNANRSAMASGKVVAQTVDAMSQIEESSKQINNIIGVIDQIAFQTNLLALNAGVEAARAGEAGKGFAVVAMEVRELAQRSAQAAREIKELIGRASAKVASGVELVNHTGAALSDIGRFIVDINQRMEALAASARDQATSLSEVNSAMGQLDQVTQQNAAMVEETTAASVTLASEAERLRELVTQFELGGAEAVARGYRDAA; the protein is encoded by the coding sequence ATGAAACTCTCCATCCGCATGCAGATCCTCGTTCCCATGGTGGCAACGATCGTCGTCGGCTTCGGCAGCGCCTTCCTGATCGGCTACCAGGCGGTCACCGGCCAGGCTCGGGTGGCCGCCGTGGTGCAGGAGGCGGTGAACGCCAAGCTCGCCTCGGCCCATATCGAGCAACAGTTCCGGCAGGCGACGTCTGTCGTCGACCGGGTGCTGTCGATGACGAATTTCGTGCCGGCGGCCGAGGTCAAGGCTGAATTCGACAAGAGCGACGGCGCGCTTTCGCAATCGCTCGACGAGCTTGGCGGTATCGATCTCGCAACGTCGCTGACCGAGGGTGTGCGTACGCTGCGCGAGGCGCATGGCGCCTGGGAAAAGGACGTCAAGGTCAGCCTCGGCCTGCAGCAGGCCGACGAAGTCCCGACCGCCGAGAAGCTGGCGCGCTCGCAGCAGGCGATCCTGGCCGGCATCACCTCAGTTAACGCCATCGTCGACAGGATCGCGACCGAGAGCGTCACTGAGGCCGGCCAAGCGCTGGAAACGAAGATCGAAACCGAACTGGCGCTGGCGGGCCTTGCCGCCCTCATCGGCTTCGGCATTCTCATTGCCATCGCGAGGCACGTGTCGCGTCCGATCCAGCGCATCACCCACTCCATGCAGGAACTGGCCGCCGGCGAGACCGACAAGGCGATCCCCTATGCCGGGCGCGGCGACGAGATCGGCCTCATGGCGGGCTCCGTAGAAGTCTTCCGCCAGAACGCCATCGCCCGGATCAGGCTGGAAAGCCAGGCCGACGAAAACCGGCGTCGGGCCGAAGCAAACCGGCTGGCCGACCAGGAGCAGGCGGAACGCAGCGCCGCAGCGCGGTTGAAGACCGCGACCTCGGGCCTCGCCGCCGGCCTGAAACGGCTTGCCGCGGGCGATCTCGCGTTCAAGCTCTCGGATCGCTTCGCGCCGGAATTCGAGCCGCTGCGGCATGATTTCAACGCGTCGGTAGAGCAGCTCGGTGGCACGCTGCTTTCGGTTTCCCAGAGCGTGTCGATCATCAACACGGGCACCCGCGAGATCAACAACGGCTCCAGCGAACTGTCCGGCCGGACCGAACGCCAGGCGGCGACGCTTGAGGAGACCGCCGCTGCGCTCGACGCCGTGACCGCCAAGGTGACCGAAGCCTTCAAGATCGCCGAAGAGGCGCGCAACGTTGCCGACAACGCCAATCGCAGCGCCATGGCCTCGGGCAAAGTGGTGGCCCAGACGGTTGACGCCATGAGCCAGATCGAAGAATCCTCGAAGCAGATCAACAATATCATCGGCGTCATCGACCAGATCGCCTTCCAGACCAACCTGCTGGCGCTCAACGCCGGCGTCGAAGCCGCGCGCGCCGGCGAGGCCGGCAAGGGCTTTGCCGTCGTCGCCATGGAAGTGCGCGAGCTTGCCCAGCGCTCGGCCCAGGCCGCCCGGGAGATCAAGGAGCTGATCGGGCGGGCCTCCGCCAAGGTCGCGAGCGGCGTCGAGCTGGTCAACCACACCGGCGCGGCGCTTAGCGACATCGGCCGTTTCATCGTCGATATCAACCAGCGTATGGAAGCGCTCGCCGCCTCGGCGCGCGACCAGGCGACCAGCCTCTCGGAAGTCAATTCGGCCATGGGCCAGCTCGACCAGGTGACCCAGCAGAACGCCGCCATGGTGGAGGAAACCACCGCCGCCAGCGTGACACTCGCCAGCGAAGCCGAGCGGCTGCGCGAACTGGTCACCCAGTTCGAACTGGGCGGGGCGGAGGCCGTCGCGCGGGGTTATCGCGACGCCGCGTGA
- a CDS encoding PIN domain-containing protein, with protein sequence MRAAADLSGAGTAFKLLAGFSDDVRWDVAMPAIWHANAINTTNQYRAIGKLAWVNMLVAVLDANVLFPMLLRDTLLRVASEGCFRAHWSPRILEEMTRNLISDYGMEPSRAEALRMAMDEAFPEANAEGWEEIEPAMRNDPKDRHVVAAAVAAEAAVIVTSNIRDFGNLPDGIVALTPDEFLTEILAKNTAKVLRVLTMQAAAYRRPTLTTSELIGRLALTSPRFAEQALQALARR encoded by the coding sequence ATGCGCGCGGCGGCCGATCTTTCGGGTGCCGGAACGGCATTCAAGCTTTTGGCGGGATTTTCGGACGATGTGCGATGGGATGTGGCCATGCCGGCAATATGGCACGCAAACGCTATAAACACAACCAACCAATACAGAGCAATTGGAAAGCTCGCATGGGTGAATATGCTGGTCGCCGTACTTGATGCCAACGTGCTGTTTCCGATGCTGCTGCGTGACACGCTGCTACGCGTTGCGTCGGAAGGTTGTTTCCGGGCTCACTGGTCGCCTCGCATTCTCGAAGAAATGACACGCAACCTGATCAGCGATTACGGCATGGAACCATCCAGGGCAGAGGCGCTGCGAATGGCCATGGATGAGGCATTTCCCGAAGCGAACGCGGAAGGCTGGGAAGAGATCGAGCCTGCCATGCGAAATGATCCGAAGGATCGGCATGTCGTTGCGGCGGCGGTCGCGGCTGAAGCTGCAGTGATCGTGACGTCAAATATCCGCGATTTCGGCAATCTTCCCGACGGTATCGTCGCCTTGACCCCTGACGAATTTCTCACCGAGATCCTCGCGAAAAATACGGCGAAGGTACTGAGGGTGCTGACCATGCAGGCAGCGGCCTATCGGCGACCGACACTGACCACTAGTGAACTGATCGGAAGACTTGCACTCACCTCACCCCGGTTCGCCGAGCAGGCCCTCCAGGCGCTTGCCCGACGCTGA